A stretch of the Chlamydia pecorum E58 genome encodes the following:
- the ruvX gene encoding Holliday junction resolvase RuvX, producing MFESSDTKVYLGVDYGLKRVGLACASAPLFLSVPIGTVERGKNLDVIVTTLRKIIVERHVSCVILGNPIPMYGNQVSALQEEIAIFAKKLKEATCIEVILWDERLSSAQAERMLKHDCGLSRKQRKGKTDTLAATLILSSFLERCL from the coding sequence ATGTTTGAGTCCTCAGATACTAAAGTATATCTTGGAGTGGATTATGGGCTGAAACGCGTTGGCCTAGCATGTGCCTCAGCACCTTTATTTCTTAGTGTTCCTATTGGTACCGTAGAAAGAGGAAAAAACCTGGATGTTATAGTAACAACACTTCGAAAGATCATTGTAGAAAGACACGTATCTTGTGTGATTTTAGGAAATCCTATTCCGATGTATGGGAATCAAGTCTCCGCTTTGCAAGAAGAAATTGCTATTTTTGCAAAGAAACTTAAAGAAGCTACTTGTATAGAAGTTATTCTTTGGGATGAACGTCTTTCTTCAGCTCAGGCTGAGCGTATGTTGAAACATGATTGTGGTTTAAGCCGAAAGCAAAGAAAAGGGAAAACAGATACTCTAGCCGCAACTTTGATACTCTCAAGTTTTTTAGAGAGATGTCTTTAG
- a CDS encoding thioredoxin domain-containing protein: MNRKALVSATALFFFVCLGLMVHKKHTLLPPKSHIPTNAKNFPTIGNPYAPINITVFEEPSCSACAEFSTEVFPLIKKHYIDTGEVSFTLIPVCFIRGSKPAAQALYCIYHHDARHPDIQAYMEYFHRLLIYPKKEGSYWAEPHVLTKLAEGLKTNSGRSINAKGLEQCVASGNYLEQIKKNNIYGSQVLGGQLATPTAVVGDYLIEDPTFDEIERVIRQIRQLQAAEEDDD; encoded by the coding sequence TTGAATAGAAAGGCCCTAGTTTCTGCAACAGCATTGTTTTTCTTTGTATGTTTAGGACTGATGGTCCATAAAAAACATACCCTCCTTCCTCCGAAATCCCACATTCCTACGAACGCGAAAAATTTTCCTACCATTGGCAACCCTTATGCTCCCATTAACATTACGGTCTTTGAGGAGCCTTCATGTTCTGCTTGTGCAGAGTTCTCTACAGAAGTATTTCCTCTGATAAAGAAGCACTATATTGATACTGGTGAGGTCTCCTTTACATTGATCCCTGTATGCTTTATTCGTGGTTCCAAGCCTGCAGCACAAGCCTTGTATTGCATCTACCATCATGATGCTCGTCATCCTGATATACAGGCTTATATGGAGTATTTTCATCGTTTGCTTATCTATCCAAAGAAGGAGGGGAGCTACTGGGCTGAACCTCATGTTTTAACAAAGCTAGCAGAGGGATTAAAGACTAACTCTGGAAGAAGCATCAACGCCAAAGGCTTAGAGCAATGTGTTGCTTCGGGGAATTACTTAGAGCAAATCAAAAAAAACAATATTTATGGCTCTCAGGTTTTGGGTGGACAGCTCGCCACTCCCACTGCCGTAGTTGGAGATTATCTCATCGAAGATCCTACTTTTGATGAAATCGAGAGGGTGATCCGTCAAATTCGCCAGCTACAAGCCGCGGAGGAAGATGATGATTAA
- a CDS encoding disulfide bond formation protein B, which yields MIKFLRAHALYCAWLVSCLGTLISIFYSYILNIEPCILCHYQRICLFPLTLILGIAAYRNDPSIKLYILPQTLLGLAIAIYQICLQEIPGMQIDICGHISCSTRILLFSFITIPMASALGFCLIACLLILAKRD from the coding sequence ATGATTAAATTCCTACGTGCTCATGCGCTTTATTGTGCCTGGCTTGTATCTTGCTTGGGCACTCTCATTAGCATTTTCTACAGCTATATTCTCAATATCGAACCCTGCATCCTTTGCCACTACCAAAGAATCTGTTTATTTCCTCTCACGCTAATTTTAGGGATCGCCGCTTATCGCAACGATCCCTCTATAAAACTCTACATACTTCCCCAAACTCTTCTTGGGCTTGCCATTGCCATATACCAAATCTGCCTTCAGGAAATCCCTGGAATGCAAATCGATATTTGTGGACATATTTCCTGTAGCACAAGAATCCTTCTCTTTAGCTTTATTACCATCCCCATGGCCTCAGCTTTGGGCTTTTGTCTCATAGCCTGCCTGCTGATCTTAGCAAAACGCGACTAG
- the kdsB gene encoding 3-deoxy-manno-octulosonate cytidylyltransferase, with translation MSGQRIQGKRVGVLPARWGSSRFPGKPLSEILGKSLIRRAYENAASSTSLDAVVVATEDPRIMEHVHSFGGCCVLTSPDCLNGTERTAEVAERYLNEAEIIVNIQGDEPCLAPSVIDALIGKLDECPEANVVTPVAISTDPEEIFTEKKVKCVFDQQGKALYFSRSPIPCVYKKPAPRYLHIGVYAFRKEFLFQYVRLLPTALNEAEDLEQLRILESGGHIYVCVVEAKSPSVDYPEDITKVEKYISCLSNASF, from the coding sequence ATGAGTGGCCAACGAATTCAGGGTAAGCGGGTTGGGGTTTTGCCTGCACGATGGGGAAGCTCTCGTTTCCCAGGAAAACCATTATCTGAAATTCTTGGAAAATCTTTAATTCGAAGGGCTTATGAAAACGCTGCGAGTAGCACTTCTCTTGATGCTGTGGTTGTTGCAACAGAAGATCCTCGTATTATGGAGCATGTTCATAGTTTCGGAGGGTGCTGTGTTTTAACTAGCCCAGACTGTCTTAACGGTACAGAGCGCACTGCTGAGGTTGCCGAAAGGTATCTTAATGAAGCAGAAATTATCGTGAATATTCAAGGGGATGAGCCTTGTTTAGCCCCAAGCGTAATAGATGCTTTAATTGGTAAGTTGGATGAGTGCCCCGAGGCAAATGTAGTGACTCCTGTAGCAATAAGTACGGATCCTGAGGAGATTTTTACGGAAAAAAAAGTAAAGTGTGTCTTTGATCAGCAAGGAAAAGCTTTATATTTTAGCCGGAGTCCGATTCCTTGTGTATATAAGAAGCCTGCTCCTAGATATTTGCATATTGGGGTATATGCATTTAGAAAAGAATTTCTTTTTCAATATGTGCGGCTACTTCCGACTGCTTTAAATGAAGCAGAAGATCTTGAGCAATTGCGCATTCTAGAGTCTGGAGGGCACATATATGTTTGTGTCGTCGAAGCTAAAAGCCCTTCTGTAGATTATCCTGAAGATATAACAAAGGTGGAAAAATACATCTCATGCCTTTCAAATGCATCTTTTTAA
- a CDS encoding ATP-binding cassette domain-containing protein — protein MLQVSNLDYSYKQEVIFQDVSFSAPRGAITIILGRSGVGKTTLFRLLSGLLLPDQGSLLWQGEPLTQDLVAYMQQKEALLPWRTALKNILLPYELGPSHLRTSVPSYQLQKIIKNFDLDTILDRYPDELSGGQRQRVALATQYLSQKPILLLDEPFSSLDLLLKEQLYKDIEMLAKQENKAVILVTHDFRDVLFLGDFVFVIKNHKCIPVSLQRVSSNDHHVLNSLKDLLSTT, from the coding sequence ATGTTACAAGTTTCCAATTTGGATTATTCCTACAAGCAAGAAGTCATTTTTCAAGATGTTTCTTTTTCAGCACCTCGGGGGGCTATCACTATAATCTTAGGAAGATCTGGTGTGGGGAAAACCACTTTATTTCGTTTGCTCTCAGGCCTTTTGCTTCCAGATCAAGGCTCTCTACTTTGGCAAGGAGAGCCTCTCACTCAAGATCTTGTTGCCTATATGCAACAAAAGGAAGCTTTGCTTCCTTGGCGTACAGCCTTAAAAAATATCTTACTTCCCTATGAATTAGGGCCTTCTCATCTAAGAACTTCGGTACCTTCTTATCAGCTACAGAAAATTATTAAAAATTTTGACTTGGATACTATTTTGGATCGCTATCCTGATGAGCTCTCTGGGGGGCAGAGACAGAGAGTTGCTTTAGCAACGCAATATTTATCTCAGAAGCCTATTCTTCTTTTAGATGAGCCATTTTCTTCTTTAGATCTTCTTCTTAAAGAGCAGCTTTATAAAGATATCGAGATGTTAGCGAAACAAGAAAATAAAGCTGTAATCTTAGTGACTCATGATTTCCGAGATGTTCTATTTTTAGGGGATTTTGTTTTTGTGATTAAAAATCATAAATGCATTCCTGTATCCTTACAACGAGTTTCCTCTAATGATCATCATGTACTGAACTCCCTTAAAGACCTTTTAAGCACAACATGA
- the tgt gene encoding tRNA guanosine(34) transglycosylase Tgt, with amino-acid sequence MALKFHLLHQSTRSRARVGQIETAHGVIDTPAFVPVATHGALKGVIDHSFIPLLFCNTYHLLLHPGTAEIAKLGGLHTFIGRNAPIITDSGGFQIFSLAYGSVAAEIKSCGKKQGAPSLLKVTDEGAWFKSYRDGRQLFLSPEVSVQAQKDLGADIIIPLDELLPFHSEKEYFLSSCSRTYVWEKRSLDYHKKNPGYQSMYGVVHGGTDFEQRRVGCKFVEDEPFDGVAIGGSLGRNREEMHSVVQATTSCLSQERPVHLLGIGDLPSIEALVKCGIDSFDSSYPTKAARHGLILSRQGAIKILHQQYSHDLETLDPQCSCITCSSGISRAYLRHLFKVHEPNAAIWASIHNLHYMQQVMKNLREAILCNEI; translated from the coding sequence TTGGCACTAAAATTTCATCTTCTTCATCAATCTACGCGTTCCCGAGCTCGGGTAGGACAAATAGAAACTGCTCACGGTGTAATTGATACCCCAGCATTTGTTCCTGTAGCCACGCATGGGGCTCTTAAAGGCGTCATAGATCATAGTTTTATTCCCCTATTGTTTTGCAATACCTACCATCTTCTCCTGCATCCTGGGACTGCAGAGATTGCTAAACTAGGAGGCTTGCATACCTTTATAGGAAGGAATGCTCCCATAATTACCGACTCCGGGGGATTTCAGATTTTTAGTTTAGCATATGGCTCTGTAGCAGCAGAGATCAAGAGCTGTGGGAAGAAACAAGGGGCACCCTCTTTGCTTAAAGTGACTGATGAAGGGGCGTGGTTTAAGTCTTATCGTGATGGAAGACAACTTTTTCTTTCCCCAGAGGTTTCTGTCCAGGCACAGAAAGATTTAGGTGCAGATATTATTATCCCCTTAGATGAGCTTCTCCCCTTTCATTCTGAAAAGGAATACTTTTTAAGTTCATGTTCACGAACCTATGTTTGGGAGAAGCGCTCCCTAGATTACCATAAAAAAAACCCAGGATATCAATCGATGTATGGGGTGGTTCATGGTGGGACTGACTTTGAGCAGCGTCGTGTAGGGTGTAAGTTTGTAGAGGATGAACCTTTCGATGGAGTGGCCATAGGAGGAAGTTTAGGCCGCAATAGAGAGGAGATGCACTCCGTAGTACAGGCAACCACTTCATGTTTATCTCAAGAGCGCCCTGTGCATCTTCTTGGGATTGGAGACCTTCCTTCTATAGAAGCTCTGGTAAAGTGCGGTATAGATTCTTTTGATAGTTCTTATCCTACTAAAGCTGCGCGCCACGGCTTAATCCTTTCTCGACAGGGAGCTATTAAGATTCTCCATCAACAATACAGTCATGACTTAGAAACTCTAGATCCTCAATGCTCTTGCATAACCTGTTCGTCGGGGATTTCAAGAGCATATCTGCGTCATTTATTTAAGGTTCATGAGCCTAATGCTGCAATATGGGCTTCTATCCATAATCTTCACTATATGCAGCAAGTAATGAAAAATTTACGTGAAGCCATTTTATGTAATGAGATTTAG
- a CDS encoding SPW repeat domain-containing protein: MDKEAIDNIYKHFRYRFLKLNIFPAFLGLLLICTPTLLNYTQRDLIVSDSVCGVVLILLSLVFLKRRDFLWLGAFIGLWVILFACIQGRPSVAFAHDTLVGFAILAVVCISPTRPEALEVGPTLPEGSSYNPSAGGRRAAVLVICSLAWLHTRYLTAASLGISEITLSKFSMIYPMLMTAYTLLVVLSLAGSERRWHTRPKIVIATALTLGSSIVLTLVPIVLYLQRFDCWLCFCLTLEPALAMAFAYDEVLATVKYLLQFWEDKKTLLQTAFLGSEYYKHTLLWEERTVLPLQRACKQAFLGISFPLNQVVQVVVVAIFIKIIGTMQPSPILKSFLNICCWAILVFSTLAFSESLRQIRWINLLFSAAILLSPVFFHIHIHAPLFLPILITGILSFILTVVGKGTLRA; encoded by the coding sequence ATGGATAAAGAAGCTATCGATAATATTTATAAGCATTTTCGTTATCGATTTTTAAAATTAAATATTTTCCCAGCTTTCCTAGGGCTTTTACTGATTTGTACACCTACGCTCCTGAACTACACGCAAAGAGATCTTATTGTTTCTGATTCTGTTTGTGGAGTCGTTTTGATTCTTTTATCTCTTGTTTTCTTAAAAAGAAGAGATTTTCTCTGGTTGGGGGCTTTCATAGGACTTTGGGTGATTTTATTTGCCTGTATTCAGGGACGCCCTTCAGTAGCTTTTGCACATGATACCCTAGTAGGATTTGCCATCTTAGCAGTTGTATGTATTTCCCCGACAAGACCCGAAGCTTTAGAAGTAGGCCCTACTCTTCCTGAAGGATCCTCCTACAATCCCTCTGCAGGAGGAAGAAGAGCCGCCGTTTTGGTAATCTGCTCTTTAGCATGGTTGCATACACGCTACCTTACAGCAGCAAGCTTGGGGATTTCGGAAATTACGCTTTCTAAGTTTTCCATGATATACCCTATGCTGATGACGGCATATACCCTTCTTGTTGTGCTATCTTTAGCAGGAAGTGAGCGTCGATGGCATACAAGACCAAAGATTGTCATAGCTACAGCACTCACACTAGGAAGCTCAATAGTTCTCACTTTAGTTCCTATAGTTTTGTACTTGCAACGATTCGACTGTTGGCTATGTTTTTGTTTAACACTAGAGCCTGCACTAGCCATGGCCTTTGCGTATGATGAGGTCCTTGCAACAGTAAAGTATCTGCTTCAGTTCTGGGAAGATAAGAAAACCTTATTACAAACTGCTTTTTTGGGTTCAGAGTACTATAAACATACCCTACTTTGGGAAGAGCGCACCGTGTTACCCTTGCAAAGAGCGTGTAAGCAGGCATTTTTAGGGATCTCTTTTCCCTTAAATCAGGTTGTCCAAGTTGTCGTCGTTGCGATTTTTATAAAGATCATAGGTACAATGCAGCCCTCACCCATTTTAAAGAGCTTTTTAAACATTTGCTGCTGGGCAATTTTGGTTTTTTCTACCCTAGCTTTTTCTGAGAGCTTACGACAGATCCGATGGATAAATTTGCTTTTTTCGGCAGCGATCTTACTTTCTCCTGTATTTTTCCACATTCATATTCACGCGCCTCTATTCCTTCCTATTCTTATTACAGGAATCCTCTCTTTTATCCTTACCGTAGTAGGAAAAGGGACGTTAAGGGCATAG
- a CDS encoding 5'-methylthioadenosine nucleosidase: protein MLRLFALILFLGSAISGFASEDGLLLLEKQAPISRIGIIFALPETERGASESTCPIPWFSNSERSREGKRTYYSGDYFGKYLVVSSLWPNKVSSAVVACNMILKHNVDLILIIGTCYSRADNSCFGDVLISQGYINYDADVRPFFERFEIPDIKQSIFKTNTLYKEAIKEGGKKFLLNHKKEIQTLLQTYGYLKPTTETQHTLTEGLVATGESFAMSRNYFLSLQKLYPDILGFDSASGAVSQVCYEYNTPCLGVNIVVPHPLESPSKESWQMFQTATSKIYMDTLLKSVLSELCVTH, encoded by the coding sequence ATGCTTCGTCTATTTGCGCTCATTCTCTTTTTGGGATCTGCGATCTCAGGATTTGCTAGTGAAGATGGTCTTCTCCTTTTAGAAAAGCAGGCTCCTATAAGCCGTATAGGCATTATATTCGCACTTCCAGAAACAGAACGCGGAGCTTCAGAGTCTACGTGTCCTATTCCTTGGTTTTCCAACAGCGAGCGCTCTAGAGAGGGGAAACGCACTTATTATTCGGGAGATTACTTTGGAAAATATCTGGTAGTCTCTTCTTTGTGGCCCAACAAAGTTTCTTCAGCTGTTGTAGCGTGCAACATGATCCTAAAACACAATGTGGATCTTATTTTAATTATTGGAACGTGTTATTCACGAGCTGACAATAGCTGCTTTGGAGACGTCTTAATTTCTCAAGGTTATATTAACTACGATGCTGATGTAAGGCCTTTCTTTGAACGGTTCGAAATTCCTGATATTAAGCAGAGCATCTTTAAAACTAACACCCTCTATAAAGAAGCGATTAAAGAGGGGGGGAAGAAATTTCTTTTGAACCATAAAAAAGAGATTCAAACACTTTTGCAAACTTATGGTTATTTAAAACCTACAACAGAAACGCAACACACTCTAACCGAAGGGCTGGTGGCTACAGGAGAATCTTTTGCGATGTCTCGCAATTACTTTCTTTCCTTACAGAAACTTTATCCTGATATCCTGGGGTTTGATAGTGCAAGTGGTGCAGTCTCTCAAGTTTGCTATGAATATAATACGCCATGCTTGGGAGTGAATATAGTTGTTCCGCATCCCTTAGAATCTCCAAGCAAAGAAAGTTGGCAAATGTTTCAAACAGCAACAAGTAAAATTTATATGGATACGTTGCTGAAAAGTGTTTTATCAGAACTCTGTGTAACCCACTAA
- the pgl gene encoding 6-phosphogluconolactonase → MATLVNFNNHHKILLTKKEDLFLELACKDWIASANKAIKSQGAFYVALSGGKTPLTIYKEIVKNKEDLLDPNKIFLFWGDERDVPVTSSESNYGQAMSVLQDLRIPEEHIFRMEVENPEGAKIYQSSIESIVPECSFDMVMLGVGQDGHTLSLFPNTEALKEQERFVVFNYIPQLDSKRITLTFPCVRKSKHSVVYVSGENKKEIIRRILFPENRTELFPIESIGTEKAPLFWILSPDAFDMRDFESIPSMHKLDIL, encoded by the coding sequence ATGGCGACACTTGTAAACTTTAATAATCATCATAAGATCTTGCTTACAAAAAAAGAGGATCTTTTTCTAGAGCTTGCTTGTAAGGATTGGATAGCCTCCGCAAACAAGGCTATAAAGTCACAAGGTGCTTTCTATGTCGCTCTTTCTGGAGGAAAAACTCCCCTAACTATTTATAAAGAAATTGTTAAGAATAAAGAAGATCTTCTAGATCCCAACAAGATTTTTTTATTTTGGGGAGATGAAAGGGATGTGCCTGTAACGTCATCGGAAAGTAATTATGGCCAAGCTATGAGTGTTTTACAGGATTTACGTATTCCAGAAGAGCATATTTTTCGTATGGAAGTGGAAAATCCCGAGGGAGCAAAAATTTATCAGAGTTCTATAGAATCTATCGTTCCAGAGTGCAGTTTTGATATGGTCATGCTTGGAGTAGGACAAGACGGTCATACTCTTTCTCTATTTCCTAATACTGAAGCTTTAAAGGAGCAGGAGCGTTTTGTTGTATTCAATTATATCCCTCAATTGGACTCTAAAAGAATAACACTAACTTTCCCTTGTGTCAGAAAAAGTAAACACTCCGTAGTTTATGTTTCTGGAGAAAATAAAAAAGAAATTATAAGAAGAATCTTGTTCCCCGAAAATAGAACAGAGCTTTTCCCTATAGAATCTATAGGAACAGAAAAAGCACCTTTATTTTGGATTCTCTCCCCAGATGCATTTGATATGCGTGACTTTGAGTCTATTCCTTCAATGCATAAACTAGATATTTTGTAG
- a CDS encoding CTP synthase, with protein MPFKCIFLTGGVVSSLGKGLTAASLALLLERQQLKVAMLKLDPYLNVDPGTMNPFEHGEVYVTSDGVETDLDLGHYHRFCSAELSKHSTATSGQIYARVIKKEREGYYLGNTVQVIPHITNEIIQVIYECAEKHSPDVVIVEIGGTVGDIESLPFLEAIRQFRHEHSSDCFSIHMTYVPYLSAAGEVKTKPTQHSVQTLRGIGIIPDAIMCRSEQPLSSEVKSKIGLFCNVAKEAVFNVVDVQHSIYELPLILAKEKISSFIGKKLNIHTREENLSDWEVLVHRLSQPLPKIRIGVVGKYVQHQDAYKSVYESLTHAALSLNYAIETLPIDAEDPNLNEFLEQCDGCLVPGGFGVRGWEGKISAAKFCREHGVPYFGICLGMQVLVVEYARNVLKLSLADSTEMNKETPDPVICIMKGQDSLLETGGSMRLGVYPCVLNTESKVFQAYHGTSLIYERHRHRYELNFDYVSALEDHGLKVVGICPQKNLCEIVEIEDLPWMVGVQFHPEFISKLTSPHPLFVGFIQAAIAYSRDQSYV; from the coding sequence ATGCCTTTCAAATGCATCTTTTTAACGGGAGGCGTAGTTTCTTCCCTAGGTAAAGGATTAACAGCAGCTTCTTTGGCGTTGTTATTAGAAAGACAGCAGCTTAAAGTGGCCATGTTAAAGTTAGATCCCTATTTGAACGTAGACCCAGGAACTATGAATCCTTTTGAACACGGGGAAGTGTACGTCACTAGTGATGGTGTGGAGACAGATTTAGATCTCGGCCATTATCATAGGTTCTGCTCCGCAGAGCTTTCCAAGCATTCCACAGCAACTTCGGGACAAATTTATGCTAGAGTTATAAAGAAAGAGCGCGAAGGGTACTATCTTGGAAATACCGTACAGGTGATTCCCCATATTACCAACGAAATTATCCAAGTGATATATGAGTGTGCAGAGAAGCATTCTCCTGATGTCGTCATCGTAGAGATTGGTGGGACCGTTGGAGATATAGAGTCGCTCCCCTTTTTAGAAGCCATACGACAGTTTCGTCATGAGCATTCTAGTGATTGCTTTAGCATTCATATGACCTATGTCCCTTACCTATCTGCTGCAGGAGAAGTTAAAACAAAACCTACCCAGCACTCTGTCCAGACTCTCCGAGGGATTGGGATTATTCCTGATGCTATTATGTGTCGCTCAGAACAACCTCTTAGCTCGGAAGTAAAATCTAAGATAGGATTATTCTGTAATGTAGCTAAAGAAGCCGTCTTTAATGTTGTTGATGTCCAGCATTCTATTTATGAATTGCCACTCATCCTTGCTAAGGAAAAAATCTCAAGTTTTATAGGAAAAAAATTAAACATACATACTCGAGAAGAAAACTTAAGCGATTGGGAAGTCTTGGTCCATCGTTTATCTCAGCCTCTTCCTAAAATACGTATAGGAGTTGTAGGCAAGTATGTTCAGCATCAGGATGCTTACAAGTCTGTATATGAGTCTTTAACGCATGCAGCCTTGAGCTTAAATTATGCTATAGAAACCCTACCTATAGATGCTGAAGATCCCAATCTAAATGAATTTTTAGAGCAGTGTGATGGATGCCTTGTTCCCGGAGGATTTGGTGTTCGTGGGTGGGAAGGGAAAATTTCCGCTGCAAAGTTTTGTCGAGAACACGGTGTTCCTTATTTTGGAATTTGCTTGGGAATGCAGGTCCTTGTTGTTGAGTATGCCCGTAATGTTTTAAAGCTTTCCTTAGCAGACTCTACAGAAATGAATAAAGAGACTCCAGATCCTGTAATCTGCATCATGAAAGGACAAGATTCCTTATTAGAAACTGGAGGCTCTATGCGTTTAGGAGTTTATCCTTGCGTATTAAACACAGAAAGTAAGGTATTCCAAGCTTATCATGGAACCTCCTTAATTTATGAACGTCATCGCCATCGTTACGAGTTGAATTTTGATTATGTCTCGGCTTTAGAAGATCATGGATTAAAAGTTGTTGGCATTTGTCCACAAAAAAATCTTTGTGAGATTGTTGAAATTGAAGACCTTCCTTGGATGGTTGGTGTCCAGTTTCATCCTGAATTTATTTCAAAATTAACATCACCTCATCCTCTATTTGTTGGTTTTATTCAAGCTGCTATTGCCTATTCTAGGGACCAAAGTTATGTTTGA
- the zwf gene encoding glucose-6-phosphate dehydrogenase, which translates to MREQNDSLDEAKASPCCPPCVMIIFGATGDLTARKLLPALYHLTKEGRLSKKFVCVGFARREQSHEQFRDAMKHAITMFSSSSEIDIKVWEDFQSRIFYHRSAFDDPSGYSSLREFLKKIDELYGTEGNRVFYLSTPPQYFPTIIKNLNTHRLFYHDQDKSSPWSRVIIEKPFGRDLESAEELQKCIEENLEENSVYRIDHYLGKETVQNILTIRFANMLFESCWNAQYIDHVQISLGEAIGIGTRGNLFEQSGMLRDMVQNHMMQLLCLLTMEPPAIFNSEEIKKEKIKILEKILPFSQDLIVRGQYGQGTVQGVSVLGYREEENVSPDSLVETYVALKVFINNPRWLGVPFYLRAGKRLEKRSTDISIIFKKPPYTLFSSEACRQCPLENDLLIIRIQPDEGVALQFNCKVPGTNNTVRPVKMDFRYDSYFHATTAEAYERLLCDCILGERTLFTSWDEVRASWKLFTPVLKAWEENTDISFPNYPAGSSGPKEADQLLLKDGRYWRPL; encoded by the coding sequence ATGAGAGAACAGAATGATAGCTTAGATGAAGCAAAGGCTTCTCCTTGCTGTCCTCCTTGTGTTATGATTATTTTTGGAGCCACAGGAGACCTTACCGCAAGGAAATTGTTACCAGCACTGTATCATTTAACTAAAGAAGGACGTCTGTCTAAAAAGTTTGTATGTGTAGGATTTGCCCGCAGAGAACAGTCTCATGAACAATTTCGAGATGCAATGAAACATGCGATTACCATGTTTTCCTCTTCATCAGAAATAGACATTAAAGTTTGGGAAGATTTCCAAAGTCGTATTTTTTATCATCGTTCAGCATTTGATGATCCTTCTGGTTATTCATCTTTAAGAGAGTTTTTAAAAAAGATAGATGAGCTTTATGGAACAGAAGGAAATCGTGTTTTTTATCTTTCAACTCCCCCACAATATTTCCCCACAATTATCAAAAATTTAAATACTCATCGGTTGTTTTACCATGATCAGGATAAAAGTTCGCCATGGTCTCGAGTCATTATAGAAAAACCCTTTGGAAGAGATTTAGAAAGTGCTGAAGAACTTCAAAAATGCATAGAGGAAAATTTAGAAGAGAATTCCGTATATCGGATAGATCATTATTTAGGGAAAGAGACAGTTCAAAACATATTAACCATACGTTTTGCTAACATGCTATTTGAGTCATGCTGGAATGCTCAGTACATAGATCATGTCCAAATTAGCTTGGGAGAGGCTATTGGGATTGGAACCAGAGGGAACTTATTTGAACAGTCCGGAATGCTTCGAGATATGGTACAAAACCATATGATGCAGCTTTTATGCTTACTGACTATGGAGCCTCCCGCAATCTTTAATTCTGAAGAAATAAAAAAGGAAAAAATAAAAATTTTAGAGAAGATACTTCCTTTTTCTCAAGATCTTATAGTGCGAGGACAGTATGGTCAGGGAACAGTCCAAGGAGTTTCTGTATTAGGATATCGAGAGGAAGAGAATGTCTCTCCTGATTCTTTAGTAGAAACTTACGTGGCTTTAAAAGTTTTTATTAATAATCCTCGTTGGCTAGGTGTTCCATTTTATTTAAGAGCTGGCAAGCGTTTAGAAAAAAGATCTACGGATATCTCTATAATTTTTAAAAAACCCCCCTATACTTTATTTTCTTCTGAGGCATGTCGGCAATGTCCTTTAGAAAATGACTTATTGATTATTCGGATTCAACCTGATGAAGGTGTTGCTCTACAATTCAATTGTAAAGTTCCAGGAACAAATAACACTGTACGTCCTGTAAAAATGGACTTCCGTTACGATAGTTATTTCCATGCGACCACAGCAGAAGCTTATGAACGCCTGCTATGTGACTGCATCTTGGGAGAACGAACTTTATTTACAAGTTGGGATGAAGTCCGTGCTTCTTGGAAACTTTTCACTCCTGTGTTGAAAGCTTGGGAAGAAAATACGGATATATCTTTCCCAAATTATCCAGCGGGTTCTTCTGGCCCCAAAGAAGCCGATCAATTACTTTTAAAAGATGGGCGATATTGGAGGCCCTTATAA